Proteins from a genomic interval of Trifolium pratense cultivar HEN17-A07 linkage group LG6, ARS_RC_1.1, whole genome shotgun sequence:
- the LOC123893142 gene encoding uncharacterized protein LOC123893142, protein MSNMKNKTAKLLKQIIAGLTSMTKSKTMALKSKTNAIKARLIIFSLMKNKKFLMSSISDKFHSVWGSHSHHHSKDHEDCLIEEGGGNCDEHHHHRALVVYNNNAHTYEALPNPSETQEADEQDQEDGYDGYYDDDDKYPDLTHTLFDSEGLDFDGSVIDKVKNCKEEAGKEFKLEDDIDEVADLFIRRFKRNIILQKQDSLKRKREMIQKGTT, encoded by the coding sequence ATGAGCAACATGAAGAACAAAACAGCAAAATTGTTGAAGCAAATCATAGCTGGTTTAACTTCAATGACAAAGTCGAAAACTATGGCTTTAAAATCGAAAACAAATGCCATCAAAGCTCGTTTGATTATATTCTCACTTATGAAGAATAAAAAGTTCCTTATGAGTTCAATTTCAGATAAATTTCATTCTGTTTGGGGGAGCCATTCTCATCATCATTCCAAGGATCACGAAGATTGTTTAATTGAAGAAGGTGGTGGAAATTGTGATGAACATCATCATCATAGAGCTTTAGTTGTGTATAACAACAATGCTCACACTTACGAAGCGTTGCCAAATCCAAGCGAAACACAAGAAGCCGATGAACAAGATCAAGAAGATGGATATGATGGTtactatgatgatgatgataaatatCCTGATTTGACTCACACTCTTTTTGATTCTGAAGGTTTGGATTTTGATGGATCGGTGATCGATAAGGTGAAGAATTGTAAAGAAGAAGCCGGAAAAGAGTTTAAACTCGAAGATGATATCGATGAAGTTGCTGATCTTTTTATTCGGAGGTTTAAAAGGAATATAATCTTGCAAAAACAAGATTCATTGAAGAGGAAGAGGGAAATGATCCAAAAGGGTACAACTTGA